One part of the Bacillus sp. FJAT-27916 genome encodes these proteins:
- the aceB gene encoding malate synthase A translates to MAVQTNGLNIHGKMEQGFEEILTPEALEFIEQLERHFGPRRKELLEKRAERQKEIDEGKLPDFLKETEHIRNGDWTIASLPKDLEDRRVEITGPVDRKMVINALNSGAKCFMADFEDANSPTWNNNIEGHINLRDAVNRTISFVNPNGKQYSLKEETATLIVRPRGFHLEEKNVTLDDKPISGGLMDFGLFFYHNAKTLLANGSGPYFYLPKIESHHEARLWNDVFVYAQNHIGIPHGSIKATVLIETILAAFEMDEILYELKDHSAGLNCGRWDYIFSYLKKFRNHDSIILPDRSVVTMAVPFMTAYSLLAIQTCHKRNAPAIGGMAAQIPVKNDEKANDEAFAKVRADKEREARNGHDGTWVAHPALVPVAKEVFDEFMPTPNQIHKKREDVSVKAEDLLEVPEGAITEQGVRTNINVGIQYIESWLNGRGAAPIYNLMEDAATAEISRAQVWQWVRHPKGVLDDGRKVDMAMYETFKEKELQRIKSELGEERFNSGRFDEAAELFDKLIKEDTFYDFLTLPAYEIL, encoded by the coding sequence ATGGCGGTACAGACAAATGGACTGAATATCCATGGAAAGATGGAGCAGGGATTTGAAGAAATCCTCACTCCAGAAGCACTTGAATTTATCGAACAGCTTGAACGGCATTTCGGGCCGAGAAGAAAGGAATTGCTTGAGAAGCGGGCAGAACGGCAAAAGGAGATCGACGAAGGAAAGCTGCCTGATTTCCTGAAGGAAACAGAGCATATTCGAAACGGCGATTGGACGATTGCATCGCTTCCGAAGGACTTAGAAGACCGGCGAGTAGAAATTACCGGGCCGGTTGACCGAAAGATGGTCATTAACGCATTGAACTCAGGCGCCAAATGCTTTATGGCAGACTTTGAGGATGCAAACTCTCCAACCTGGAACAATAATATTGAAGGGCATATAAATCTTCGCGATGCTGTCAATCGAACCATCAGCTTTGTCAATCCGAATGGCAAGCAATACAGCCTAAAAGAAGAAACTGCAACCTTGATTGTGCGCCCAAGAGGTTTCCACCTGGAGGAGAAGAATGTCACGCTTGATGATAAGCCGATATCAGGCGGTTTGATGGATTTTGGCTTGTTCTTTTACCACAATGCCAAGACTCTTCTCGCAAATGGAAGCGGACCATACTTTTATCTGCCGAAGATCGAAAGTCACCACGAAGCGCGTCTTTGGAACGATGTATTCGTCTACGCGCAAAACCACATAGGCATCCCGCATGGCTCCATTAAAGCAACCGTCCTCATCGAAACGATCCTTGCAGCATTTGAAATGGACGAAATTCTGTACGAACTAAAAGACCACTCCGCAGGACTGAATTGCGGCAGATGGGATTATATATTCAGCTACTTAAAGAAATTCAGAAATCATGACTCTATCATTCTACCGGATCGCTCCGTCGTCACGATGGCTGTACCGTTCATGACAGCCTACTCCTTGTTGGCCATTCAGACCTGCCACAAGCGGAATGCACCAGCTATTGGCGGAATGGCTGCCCAGATTCCGGTCAAAAATGACGAAAAGGCGAACGACGAAGCCTTCGCAAAGGTACGAGCTGACAAAGAACGTGAGGCAAGAAACGGCCATGACGGCACATGGGTAGCCCATCCGGCCTTGGTTCCGGTGGCAAAGGAAGTATTTGACGAATTCATGCCGACACCAAACCAAATCCATAAGAAAAGAGAAGACGTCAGCGTCAAAGCTGAGGACCTTCTTGAAGTGCCAGAAGGCGCCATCACCGAACAGGGTGTCCGTACGAACATCAATGTCGGTATTCAATATATCGAATCGTGGCTTAATGGACGAGGAGCTGCCCCAATCTATAACCTGATGGAGGATGCTGCAACCGCTGAAATCTCCAGAGCCCAGGTATGGCAATGGGTGCGCCATCCGAAAGGGGTCCTTGATGATGGACGTAAAGTAGACATGGCCATGTATGAAACTTTTAAAGAAAAAGAATTACAGCGAATCAAATCCGAGCTAGGCGAGGAACGATTCAATTCCGGCCGATTTGATGAGGCGGCAGAGCTTTTCGACAAACTCATCAAAGAAGATACGTTTTATGACTTCTTGACGTTACCTGCATACGAAATTCTATAA
- the gatC gene encoding Asp-tRNA(Asn)/Glu-tRNA(Gln) amidotransferase subunit GatC, whose amino-acid sequence MTRISKEEAKHVANLARLAITEEETEMFTKQLDSIITFAEQLNELDTTNIEPTTHVLHMKNVLREDKPSPGLPREEVLKNAPDHQDGQIRVPGIME is encoded by the coding sequence ATGACGCGGATTTCTAAAGAAGAGGCTAAGCATGTCGCAAATTTGGCGAGATTGGCCATTACGGAAGAAGAAACAGAAATGTTTACGAAGCAGCTCGATTCGATTATCACATTTGCCGAGCAATTAAATGAGCTCGATACAACAAATATTGAACCTACAACACATGTGTTACATATGAAGAATGTCTTACGGGAAGACAAGCCGTCACCTGGATTGCCGAGGGAAGAGGTCTTAAAGAATGCCCCTGACCACCAGGATGGACAAATACGTGTACCAGGAATCATGGAGTAG
- a CDS encoding NUDIX hydrolase, which yields MNGLPPKHIVSAATIVINEKQEILLLRGPKRGWEMPGGQVEEGESLKEAAIRETKEETGIDIEILSFCGIFQNVKRSICNTLFLAKPIGGQLMTSPESLEVGFFPLEEGLDLVTWNNFRQRIEHCLDKTNQPFFIEF from the coding sequence ATGAATGGTCTACCGCCTAAGCATATTGTGTCAGCGGCAACGATTGTTATAAATGAGAAACAGGAGATTTTATTGCTAAGAGGACCGAAGCGCGGCTGGGAGATGCCGGGCGGGCAGGTTGAGGAGGGTGAGTCACTAAAGGAGGCAGCTATTCGGGAGACGAAGGAGGAAACAGGAATTGATATAGAAATTCTATCCTTTTGCGGCATATTTCAAAATGTGAAGCGGTCAATCTGTAACACTCTTTTCTTAGCGAAGCCCATTGGCGGGCAATTGATGACCTCTCCTGAGAGTTTGGAGGTTGGGTTCTTTCCGCTGGAGGAGGGCTTGGATCTGGTCACTTGGAACAATTTTCGGCAGCGGATTGAGCATTGCCTTGATAAAACCAACCAGCCCTTTTTCATAGAATTCTAA
- a CDS encoding glycoside hydrolase family 1 protein — protein sequence MTYKFPDGFWWGSAASATQTEGASDVDGKGKNIWDHWYEVEPDRFFDGVGPENTSQFYYKYKEDIALMKQIGHNSFRMSISWSRMFPEGTGDINPKAVEFYHNVIDELIANDIEPFVGLFHFDMPFAMQEIGGWENLEVVDAYVRYVKACFENFGGKVKKWFTHNEPIVPVEGGYLYDFHYPNIVDFKKAVQVAYHTILSSAKAVEAYRALGQDGQIGIVLNLTPSYPRSQNPADLKAAKICDAFFNRSFLNPAVKGTFPEDLVEILQEKGFMPVIGDGDLETIKNNTVDLLGVNYYQPRRVKAKEHMPHPDSPFMPDYYFDYYEMPGRKMNRHRGWEIYEKGIYDILTNLKENYGNIECFISENGMGVEGEEKFRNAEGMIEDDYRIDFIREHLKWVHKAASEGSNVKGYHLWTFMDNWSWSNAYKNRYGFVSVNLDKDGERSIKKSGYWIQQVSENNGF from the coding sequence ATAACATATAAGTTTCCAGACGGGTTTTGGTGGGGCTCTGCTGCCTCTGCAACCCAAACGGAAGGTGCTTCAGACGTAGATGGGAAAGGGAAGAACATTTGGGATCATTGGTATGAGGTAGAACCGGACCGTTTCTTTGACGGAGTGGGACCGGAGAATACATCCCAGTTCTATTATAAATATAAAGAGGATATCGCTTTAATGAAGCAAATTGGCCATAACTCTTTCCGTATGTCCATCTCATGGTCACGCATGTTTCCGGAAGGGACGGGCGACATTAATCCGAAGGCGGTGGAATTCTACCATAATGTGATTGATGAGCTGATTGCGAACGATATTGAACCATTTGTCGGGTTATTCCATTTTGATATGCCATTTGCTATGCAGGAGATTGGCGGCTGGGAGAATCTTGAGGTCGTTGATGCGTATGTGCGCTATGTGAAGGCATGCTTTGAGAACTTTGGCGGCAAGGTGAAGAAGTGGTTTACACATAATGAGCCGATTGTTCCTGTTGAGGGCGGATATTTGTATGATTTCCACTATCCGAACATTGTAGATTTTAAAAAGGCCGTACAGGTTGCGTACCATACAATCCTCTCTAGTGCCAAAGCGGTTGAAGCTTACCGAGCGCTCGGTCAGGATGGTCAGATTGGTATCGTGTTGAATCTGACTCCATCGTATCCTCGCAGCCAGAATCCTGCTGATTTGAAGGCAGCCAAGATTTGTGACGCCTTCTTCAATCGTTCATTCCTCAATCCTGCTGTAAAGGGAACATTCCCGGAGGACTTGGTTGAGATTTTACAAGAAAAAGGATTTATGCCTGTTATCGGTGACGGCGATCTTGAGACGATTAAGAATAATACCGTTGATCTTCTCGGTGTGAACTATTATCAGCCAAGACGGGTAAAGGCAAAAGAACATATGCCTCATCCAGACAGTCCGTTCATGCCTGATTATTATTTCGATTATTATGAGATGCCGGGCCGTAAGATGAACCGCCACCGCGGCTGGGAGATTTATGAGAAAGGGATTTATGATATCCTGACTAATTTGAAAGAGAACTATGGCAATATCGAGTGCTTTATTTCCGAGAACGGAATGGGTGTTGAAGGCGAAGAGAAATTCAGAAATGCCGAGGGAATGATTGAGGATGATTACCGCATCGATTTCATTCGTGAGCATCTGAAATGGGTGCATAAGGCAGCAAGCGAAGGTTCCAACGTAAAAGGCTATCATCTTTGGACTTTCATGGACAACTGGTCCTGGTCAAATGCGTATAAAAATCGCTATGGCTTCGTATCTGTCAATCTTGATAAAGATGGAGAGCGTTCCATTAAGAAGAGTGGATACTGGATTCAGCAAGTATCTGAGAATAATGGTTTTTAA
- the aceA gene encoding isocitrate lyase, producing MREELVKQIEDQWKDERWQGIERPYSAEDVLKLRGSVQIEHTLARRGSEKLWNYLNTEDYINALGALTGNQAVQQVKAGLKAIYLSGWQVAADANLSGNMYPDQSLYPANSVPAVVKRINQALQRADQIHYSEGKEDIDWFQPIVADAEAGFGGQLNCFELMKGMIEAGAAGVHFEDQLSSEKKCGHLGGKVLLPTQTAVRNLIAARLAADVMGVPTILIARTDADAADLITSDIDPVDHPFITGDRTPEGFYRTKAGIDQAIARGLSYAPYADLIWCETSEPNLEDAKKFADAIHEKFPGKMLAYNCSPSFNWKKKLDDETIANFQKEIAKMGYKFQFVTLAGFHALNHSMFELARGYKERGMAAYSELQQAEFASEANGYTATRHQREVGTGYFDEVAQVITGGTSSTTALKGSTEEEQFQQA from the coding sequence ATGAGAGAAGAATTAGTGAAACAAATCGAAGACCAATGGAAAGACGAAAGATGGCAAGGAATTGAACGCCCGTACTCTGCTGAGGATGTCCTCAAGCTTCGCGGCTCCGTTCAAATTGAACATACATTAGCAAGAAGAGGCTCTGAAAAACTATGGAACTACCTGAACACAGAGGATTACATCAATGCCCTTGGCGCCCTTACCGGTAACCAAGCTGTCCAGCAAGTAAAAGCGGGCTTGAAAGCCATTTATTTGAGCGGCTGGCAGGTCGCAGCTGATGCCAACCTTTCCGGCAATATGTATCCTGACCAAAGCCTTTACCCAGCAAACAGTGTACCAGCTGTTGTCAAGCGCATTAACCAAGCCCTTCAGCGTGCAGATCAAATTCACTATTCTGAGGGTAAGGAAGACATCGACTGGTTCCAGCCGATTGTAGCGGATGCAGAAGCAGGCTTTGGCGGACAATTGAACTGCTTTGAGCTCATGAAAGGCATGATTGAAGCAGGTGCTGCCGGCGTCCATTTCGAAGACCAGCTTTCTTCTGAAAAGAAATGCGGACACTTAGGCGGAAAAGTATTGCTGCCAACACAAACTGCTGTACGTAACCTGATCGCAGCACGATTGGCGGCCGATGTTATGGGCGTACCAACCATCCTGATCGCCCGGACAGATGCTGATGCAGCTGACCTAATCACAAGCGACATCGACCCAGTTGACCATCCATTTATTACGGGAGATCGCACGCCAGAAGGGTTCTACCGTACGAAAGCGGGTATCGACCAAGCAATCGCTCGGGGATTATCCTACGCACCATATGCTGATCTAATCTGGTGTGAAACATCCGAACCAAACCTAGAAGATGCGAAGAAATTCGCAGACGCAATTCACGAAAAATTCCCTGGCAAAATGCTTGCCTATAACTGCTCACCATCCTTCAACTGGAAGAAAAAGCTCGATGATGAAACCATCGCAAACTTCCAAAAAGAAATTGCAAAAATGGGCTACAAATTCCAATTCGTTACCCTTGCCGGCTTCCATGCCCTCAACCACAGTATGTTCGAATTGGCAAGAGGCTACAAAGAGCGCGGCATGGCTGCATACTCCGAGCTTCAACAAGCAGAATTCGCAAGCGAAGCAAACGGCTACACAGCAACCAGGCATCAACGCGAAGTCGGAACAGGCTACTTCGACGAAGTCGCCCAAGTCATCACTGGCGGCACATCCTCCACAACGGCCCTCAAAGGATCCACGGAGGAAGAGCAATTCCAGCAAGCTTAA
- the gatA gene encoding Asp-tRNA(Asn)/Glu-tRNA(Gln) amidotransferase subunit GatA: MSLFDHKVSELQQMLHSKEISVSDLVSESYSRIKEVDGEVKAFLTLNEENARKEADELDTKLVRGEAKGPLFGMPIGIKDNIVTKGLRTTCASKILDNFDPIYDATVMERLKQNETITIGKLNMDEFAMGSSTENSAFQKTANPWDLSTVPGGSSGGSAAAVAAGEVPFSLGSDTGGSIRQPASYCGVVGMKPTYGRVSRYGLVAFASSLDQIGPITRNVEDNAYLLQAIAGIDPMDGTSAHIEVPDFSKALTGDIKGLKIAVPKEYLGEGVSPEVRQSVLDSLKVLEGLGASYDEVSLPHSKYALSTYYLLSSSEASANLSRFDGVRYGHRTENAENLLEMYKQTRAEGFGDEVKRRIMLGTFALSSGYYDAYYKKAQKVRTLIKNDFERVFDQYDVIIGPTAPTPAFKMGEKTSDPLTMYANDILTIPVNLAGVPGISVPNGFTNGLPLGLQIIGKHFDESTVYKVAHAFEQATDFHKQKPSLQGVE, encoded by the coding sequence ATGTCTTTATTTGACCATAAAGTATCGGAGCTGCAGCAAATGCTGCACTCAAAGGAAATCTCCGTCAGCGATCTCGTTTCTGAATCCTATAGCAGAATCAAGGAGGTTGACGGGGAAGTGAAAGCTTTCCTCACACTGAATGAGGAGAATGCCCGAAAGGAAGCGGACGAGCTTGATACGAAGCTAGTACGCGGAGAAGCGAAAGGTCCTCTGTTTGGAATGCCAATCGGCATTAAGGATAATATCGTAACAAAAGGCTTGCGCACAACTTGTGCGAGCAAGATTCTTGATAATTTCGACCCAATCTATGATGCAACCGTTATGGAGCGCTTAAAGCAGAACGAAACCATCACAATTGGCAAATTGAACATGGACGAATTCGCGATGGGTTCTTCAACAGAGAACTCTGCCTTCCAGAAAACGGCGAATCCATGGGATTTAAGCACAGTTCCTGGCGGTTCCTCAGGTGGCTCGGCTGCGGCTGTGGCAGCTGGCGAAGTCCCGTTCAGCCTTGGATCTGATACGGGCGGTTCTATCCGTCAGCCGGCATCCTATTGCGGTGTTGTCGGCATGAAGCCAACCTATGGACGCGTGTCTCGCTATGGCCTCGTTGCCTTTGCATCATCACTTGACCAAATCGGTCCAATTACACGCAACGTCGAAGACAATGCCTACTTACTTCAAGCGATTGCAGGAATTGATCCGATGGATGGAACATCTGCTCATATTGAGGTTCCTGATTTCTCGAAAGCTTTAACAGGCGATATTAAGGGTCTAAAGATTGCTGTGCCAAAGGAATACCTTGGTGAAGGCGTCAGCCCGGAGGTACGCCAATCAGTGCTCGATTCCTTGAAGGTGCTTGAAGGCCTTGGGGCAAGCTATGATGAGGTATCCTTGCCGCATTCCAAATATGCGCTATCAACATATTATCTCCTGTCATCCTCTGAGGCGTCTGCGAACCTCTCCCGCTTTGACGGTGTGAGATACGGACACCGCACAGAGAATGCTGAGAATCTCTTAGAAATGTATAAGCAAACAAGAGCAGAAGGATTCGGAGATGAAGTAAAACGACGTATCATGCTCGGTACGTTCGCGCTAAGCTCCGGCTACTATGATGCTTATTATAAAAAAGCTCAAAAAGTACGTACGCTGATTAAAAATGATTTTGAAAGAGTATTTGACCAATATGATGTCATCATTGGACCAACTGCACCAACACCTGCCTTCAAAATGGGCGAGAAAACGAGTGATCCGCTCACAATGTATGCCAATGATATCTTGACCATCCCGGTAAACCTTGCGGGTGTTCCAGGTATCTCTGTGCCAAATGGATTTACAAATGGCCTTCCGCTTGGTCTGCAAATCATCGGTAAGCACTTCGATGAGAGCACGGTCTACAAGGTAGCCCATGCCTTTGAACAAGCGACAGACTTCCATAAACAAAAGCCGTCATTGCAGGGGGTGGAGTAA
- the celB gene encoding PTS cellobiose transporter subunit IIC, whose protein sequence is MFDKISSFLVPIAGKLNNNRYLGVLRDAFMLAFPLTVFGSMVVVLLNLPFLNKFLSDDTIATLSNTFGVAQSATMSILTVFVVFGIGYYLSKSYNVEAVFGGVVALASFLFLTPFVVETANGEVVTGVLSLDRLGAKGMFLGMITAFAAGEIYRKIVQKDITIKMPAGVPPAVAKSFAALIPAFITLTVFLFINAIVVLAFETNLHDVIYSLLQKPLTGLGSGLIPTLVVVFLIQLLWFFGLHGQIILNSVMDPIWLSLSLENLDAFKAGEQVPHIISKTFMDTFTVGMGGTGMTLAVVAAILVFVKSKQMKQVAKLGAAPGIFNVNEPIIFGLPIVMNPLIMIPWIISPMVVVIFTYFMMKIGLVPAPTGVVVPWTVPIGFSGYLATNSIRGSLLQIANFFIVFSIWLPFLKVIDRVNLKKEEEEARAAAEQQSNTVNM, encoded by the coding sequence ATGTTTGATAAAATAAGCAGTTTCCTTGTGCCGATTGCAGGAAAGCTTAACAATAACCGGTATTTAGGAGTTTTACGTGACGCTTTTATGTTAGCGTTTCCATTGACGGTATTCGGTTCTATGGTTGTTGTGTTGTTAAACCTGCCATTTTTGAACAAGTTTTTGAGTGATGATACGATTGCGACGCTTTCTAATACATTTGGTGTAGCGCAGAGCGCGACGATGAGTATCCTAACGGTCTTCGTAGTGTTTGGTATCGGGTATTATTTATCGAAGAGTTATAATGTGGAGGCTGTTTTCGGCGGGGTTGTGGCGCTGGCGTCCTTCTTGTTCTTAACGCCATTTGTGGTAGAAACAGCTAATGGTGAAGTGGTAACCGGTGTACTTTCATTAGACCGTCTTGGTGCTAAGGGAATGTTCCTTGGGATGATTACGGCATTTGCTGCCGGGGAGATCTACCGTAAGATTGTACAGAAAGATATTACGATTAAGATGCCTGCAGGTGTTCCGCCAGCAGTAGCAAAGTCTTTCGCAGCATTGATTCCAGCATTTATTACATTAACTGTTTTCTTATTCATTAATGCGATTGTTGTACTTGCGTTTGAAACAAACCTGCATGATGTTATTTACAGCTTGCTTCAGAAACCGCTTACTGGTTTGGGAAGCGGATTGATTCCAACGTTGGTTGTCGTATTCTTGATTCAATTGCTGTGGTTCTTCGGTCTTCATGGACAAATTATTTTGAACTCAGTTATGGATCCAATTTGGCTTTCCTTATCTTTAGAAAACTTGGATGCGTTTAAAGCTGGTGAGCAAGTTCCTCACATAATTTCAAAAACATTTATGGATACATTTACAGTTGGAATGGGCGGTACAGGGATGACTTTGGCAGTCGTTGCGGCAATCCTTGTATTCGTTAAGTCTAAACAAATGAAACAGGTGGCGAAATTAGGCGCTGCTCCAGGAATCTTCAACGTCAATGAACCAATCATCTTCGGTTTGCCAATCGTGATGAACCCATTGATTATGATTCCTTGGATTATCTCTCCAATGGTTGTTGTTATCTTCACCTACTTTATGATGAAAATCGGCTTGGTGCCGGCTCCGACTGGTGTTGTGGTTCCTTGGACAGTACCGATTGGCTTCAGTGGATATTTAGCAACAAATTCAATCAGGGGATCCTTGCTGCAAATTGCTAACTTCTTCATTGTATTCTCCATCTGGCTTCCGTTCTTGAAGGTCATTGACCGCGTTAACTTGAAGAAGGAAGAAGAAGAAGCAAGGGCTGCAGCGGAACAACAATCAAATACAGTCAATATGTAA
- a CDS encoding GntR family transcriptional regulator, with product MTKYESIANEMRRRIKEGFYSIDQPIPDEVSLAAEFGSSRMTMRKALDLLVSEGLLFRKRGHGTFIIQMYKNQSLNVISDESLGLSNLVKDKPVSSKIIQFTIEFPSEEVAGHLAIGTKEPVYHIIRLRMVDHEPYVMEETYMPSNLIPGITEDILHASIYNYIQQSLDLKIGGAHRTIMADKSNELDQTYLECKTDDPILQVVQVGFLNNGVPFEYSFSRHRYDKFVFTSVTVKK from the coding sequence ATGACCAAATATGAGAGCATCGCTAATGAAATGAGAAGACGAATTAAAGAGGGGTTTTATTCAATCGACCAGCCGATTCCTGATGAGGTTAGTTTGGCTGCGGAATTCGGTTCAAGCCGGATGACGATGCGAAAGGCCTTGGACCTCCTTGTCTCAGAAGGACTCCTCTTCCGTAAGAGGGGCCATGGGACATTTATCATTCAAATGTATAAGAATCAATCCTTGAATGTGATCAGTGATGAGAGCTTAGGACTGTCCAATTTGGTCAAAGACAAGCCTGTATCGAGCAAGATTATCCAGTTTACGATTGAGTTCCCGTCTGAAGAGGTGGCCGGCCATCTGGCAATCGGAACGAAGGAGCCGGTGTATCATATCATTCGTTTGAGGATGGTTGACCATGAGCCGTATGTTATGGAAGAGACCTATATGCCATCCAACTTAATTCCGGGGATCACAGAGGACATTTTACATGCTTCCATCTATAATTATATACAGCAGAGCCTGGACTTGAAGATTGGCGGAGCTCATAGGACGATTATGGCTGATAAATCAAATGAGCTTGACCAAACTTACTTAGAGTGCAAGACAGATGATCCAATTTTGCAGGTTGTGCAGGTTGGCTTCTTGAATAACGGCGTTCCATTTGAATATTCATTTTCAAGACATCGCTATGATAAGTTTGTTTTTACGAGCGTAACAGTGAAGAAATAA
- a CDS encoding PTS lactose/cellobiose transporter subunit IIA: MEKLQLDQLTDEQISFQLILHSGNARAKVIQALREYKDGNESGADELIAQAEADLSVAHDIHFQMVQKEASGNQIPYSLLLMHSEDHLMSTLTMKELVKELLEVFKSQNK; this comes from the coding sequence ATGGAGAAATTACAATTGGATCAACTCACAGATGAACAGATTAGTTTTCAGCTTATTCTTCACAGCGGGAATGCGCGTGCGAAGGTGATTCAAGCTTTGCGTGAATATAAGGATGGGAATGAGAGCGGTGCGGATGAGCTGATTGCACAGGCAGAAGCGGATCTTAGTGTTGCACATGATATTCATTTCCAAATGGTGCAGAAGGAAGCTTCTGGCAACCAGATTCCATATTCACTTCTCTTGATGCATTCTGAGGACCATTTGATGTCTACGTTGACGATGAAGGAATTGGTGAAGGAACTATTGGAAGTTTTCAAGTCACAAAATAAATAA
- a CDS encoding PTS sugar transporter subunit IIB, producing the protein MKKILLACSSGMSTSLLVTKMEAHAKSIGDEAKIWAVGQDKAKQDMAEADVVLIGPQMSFLKGDLQKEAEKYGIKVDVIDMMAYGMADGKKAYEQALSLIGDK; encoded by the coding sequence ATGAAAAAAATTCTCTTAGCTTGTAGTTCTGGCATGTCAACAAGTTTGTTGGTAACAAAGATGGAGGCTCACGCGAAGTCAATTGGTGATGAGGCGAAGATTTGGGCGGTTGGTCAGGATAAGGCGAAGCAGGATATGGCGGAGGCTGATGTTGTGTTGATCGGGCCGCAAATGAGCTTTTTGAAGGGCGATTTACAGAAGGAAGCGGAAAAGTACGGAATCAAGGTTGATGTAATCGATATGATGGCGTATGGCATGGCTGATGGGAAGAAAGCCTATGAGCAAGCTCTTTCTTTAATAGGTGATAAATAA
- a CDS encoding ROK family protein — MLLGAIEAGGTKFVCAVGKEDGTIVERTVIPTDLPEVTMKEVIKFFQKHKPSAIGIGTFGPADVDPVSVTFGTITSTPKQGWRNYPLVSELKKRFPVPIGFNTDVNAAALGEARLGAAKGLDSCLYITVGTGIGAGALIGGKLLQGLSHPEMGHILVRRHPNDSYAGKCPYHGDCLEGLAAGPAIEERWGVKGDQLKERAEVWEMEGFYLAQAIAQYILVLSPKKIILGGGVMKQAQLFPIIARNVQEMLNGYVSLPEIMEHMEDYLVPPGLGDNAGITGALMLAYQAYTE, encoded by the coding sequence ATGCTTTTAGGTGCAATTGAAGCAGGGGGTACGAAGTTTGTCTGTGCGGTTGGAAAGGAAGATGGTACGATTGTCGAACGTACGGTTATTCCGACTGATTTGCCTGAGGTGACGATGAAAGAGGTCATCAAATTCTTTCAAAAGCATAAACCCTCAGCGATTGGTATTGGCACATTCGGACCGGCGGATGTTGACCCGGTAAGTGTGACGTTTGGGACGATTACTTCAACACCAAAGCAGGGGTGGAGAAATTATCCGCTTGTGAGTGAACTTAAGAAGAGATTCCCGGTACCAATAGGTTTTAATACGGATGTGAACGCAGCGGCTCTTGGAGAAGCCAGGCTTGGAGCGGCTAAGGGGCTGGACAGCTGTCTATATATTACTGTCGGCACTGGAATCGGAGCTGGGGCATTAATAGGGGGGAAACTTCTTCAGGGTTTATCTCATCCTGAAATGGGACATATCCTCGTTCGGAGGCATCCGAATGATTCGTATGCTGGGAAATGTCCTTACCATGGGGACTGTCTCGAGGGCTTGGCTGCAGGACCAGCCATTGAGGAGCGCTGGGGTGTAAAAGGAGACCAGCTTAAGGAGAGAGCAGAAGTTTGGGAGATGGAAGGCTTTTATCTAGCCCAGGCAATTGCTCAGTACATTCTAGTGCTGTCCCCGAAGAAAATCATCCTTGGCGGGGGCGTGATGAAACAGGCGCAGCTGTTCCCGATTATTGCAAGGAATGTACAGGAAATGTTGAATGGCTATGTCTCATTGCCGGAGATCATGGAGCACATGGAGGATTATCTCGTGCCGCCGGGACTTGGGGATAATGCCGGAATAACAGGTGCCTTAATGCTCGCATATCAGGCCTATACAGAATAA